GGAGATCGGCCGCGAGCTGGCCCTCTCCGAGCGCGAGCTCAAGCAGCTCCAGTTCGGCGGCATCCTCCACGACATCGGGAAGATCGGCATCGTCGAGTCCATCCTCTGCAAGCAGTCGCGCCTCACCGACGAGGAGATGACCATCATGCGCGAGCACCCGGCCATCGGCGACACCATCATCAAGCCCATCAGCTTCCTGCAGGCCATGCGCTCCTGCGTGCGCAGCCACCACGAGCGCTGGGACGGCACCGGCTACCCGGACGGCCTCAAGGGCGAGGAGATTCCGCTGCTGGCCCGCATCGTCGGCTGCGCGGACACCTTCGACGCCTGCACCTCCACCCGCCCCTACCAGAAGGCCATGCCCCTGGAGAAGGCGATGGAGATCCTCGACAACCTCAGCGGCAAGCAGCTCGACCCGGCCGTGGTGGCCGCCCTGCGCCGCGTGCTGGAGAAGAAGGGCGTGCGCGTGGAGGGCCACCGCCTGCCCGTCAAGCTGGCCTCGTGAGGTCCTCGCCGGCTTCCCCTCCCCCATTCCCCATGCCGGGATGGTAAGCAGGGGCCACTGTCGTTCTGGCCCTGAAAGGGGAGACTCTTGAGCTTCTGGGATCGCATCAAGCCCACCACGCGCCCCGTGTCCGCCACCGAGGTGGATCTCTCACCGGACAAGACCCGGCTGAACCTCACCTGGGAGGACGGGGTGAAGACGGACGCCACCGCGCAGCACCTGCGCCAGCAGTGCCCCTGCGCCGGGTGCGTGGACGAGTGGACCAACAAGCGCACGCTGGATCCGTCCAGGGTTCCCGCGGACGTGCGCATCACCCAGGTGCAGCCGGTGGGCAACTACGCGCTCACCTTCGTCTTCAGCGACGGGCACGGCACCGGCATCTACCCCTGGAAGCTGCTGCGCGACATCACCCAGCCCCAGGGCTGAAGTGCACTGGAGAAACGCGTGAACGAGTCCCGGTACCGGCTGGTCCGCCCCCTCGCCACGGGAGGCATGGCGGAGCTGTTCCTCGGCGTGGCTCGTGGCGCGGAGGGCTTCGAGAAGCCCGTGGCCATCAAGCGCATCCTCCCGCACCTCGCGAGCGAGCCCACCATCGCGCAGATGTTCCTCGCCGAGGCCCGGCTGTCCACCCACCTGCACCACCAGAACATCGCCAGCGTCTACGACGTGGGCAACGGCCCCAATGGCCTCTTCCTGGTGATGGAGCTGGTGAACGGGTGGGACCTGGGCGTCCTCCTGCGGCACGCCGCCCGGCGCGTCCAGCGCTTCCCCCCGCACCTGGTGGCCCTCATCGGCGCCCAGGTGCTGGCGGGCCTCATCCACGCCTACCGCCGCGTGCACGCCGGCCAGCCCGTGCTGACCGCCCACCGGGACATCTCCCCCTCCAACATCCTCGTCTCGCGCGAGGGCGAGGTGAAGGTGACCGACTTCGGCATCGCCCGCCTCGAGGGCATGTCCATGGGCACCCAGCCCGGCACCTTCAAGGGCAAGCTCCCCTATGCCTCGCCGGAGACGCTCCAGGGCCAGCCCGCCACCGCCCTGAGCGATCAATTCGCCCTCGGCATCGTCCTCTACGAGCTGCTCGCCGGACAGCACCCCTTCTTCACCCATAACGGCGCGGACCCCATGGCCTTCGCCATGGCCATCAGCCAGCGCGAGCCTCCACCCCTCACGGGTGTCCCCGCGCCGCTCGCCGCGATCATCGCGCGCGCCATGGCCAAGGCCCCCGAGGCCCGCTTCCCCCGCCCCGAGGACATGGCCGAGGCGCTGGCCCGTTACCTGGCCCAGACCGGCGAGCCCGCCAACTCCCAGGCCCTGGCCGCGTTCATCAACGACCTCAACCCTCCCCCGACCCTCCTCGAGCTGGGCGACACCACCGACCATCTGGGCGAGCTGGACACGACCACCCGGCGCCCGACGCTGGCCACCCGGGCCGTGGAGTCCCCCTCGTTCGATCTCCAACCCGCGGACGACTGGAACGAGCTGCCCGGAGGGGCCGCGCTCAGCTCGAGCGGCCGGCTCATCCAACCCATCGCCCCCCCCACCCAGCCCCGCGAGTTCCGCTGCTCCCGGTGCAACGCGCCCCTGCCCTCGGCCCACGCGCCGTGCGACCGCTGCGCCCGGGAGCTCGCCCCGGGCCTCTCCATGCTCGCCGAGGACGTCTCCGGGCCCGCGCCCCAGCAGCAATACGAGGCCACCTTCGCCGCCCCACCCCGCTCGGTGATGGACATGCCCGCGGAGGAGCTGCAGATGGCCGAGCGGGTCCGTCCGGAGAGCGACTTCCCGCCGCTCGATGAGCCCGGCCCGAGATCCGCCGGAAGCGGCTTCCGGTGGGGCCCCCTCGTGGCGACCGCGGCGGTGCTGCTGCTCGTGCTGGGCGGAGCCGTGGTGGCCTGGCCGAACCTGAAGCCCCTGCTCGACCAGCTCCGCTACAAGATGATGGCGGACAGACCCGCGTCCACGCTCTTCATCTCGAGCCAGCCCGAGGGCGCCACCGTGACCATCGACGGGACGGTGATGGGCACCACGCCCCTGGCCCTCGACAACACCTACCCGCCCCAGGACATCCCGGTGCAGGTGACGCACAAGGGATACAAGCCCTGGAAGGGCACCTTCACCGGAAGCCAGCCGGCGTCCCTGGAAGTGAAGCTGCTCAAGCGCTGAGGGCGCGCGAGAGCCGCCCTCACTTCACCAGACGCAGGTGACCGCGCCGCGGCGGAGGCGGATCGTCCTTGGGCCCCTCGGACTCGGCGGCGGCCGGCGCGACGGCGGGCTCCGGAGCCTCCTGCCGCACCACCTCCCGGAGGATGGCCCGGGGACGGTCCACCGGCGAGGGCGGCTGCTCCGACACCGGCTCCGGCTCGGACACCGGCACCTTGGACGTCACCATCGTCTGCTGGATGAGCTCGGCCGGCATGTCGTCCGGGTACATCCAGAACTCCTTCGTCACGTGACTGGTGATGGCGAAGAGCGCCGACCAGGGCACCGCCACCATGAAGCGGCTCCCCGAGAAGCTCAGGGTGCAGCGGATGCCCCACTCACCCACCGAGAGGTCCGGTGGCTCGAACCGGTAGGAGAGGTTGAGGCGCAGGTGCGCCTCGTTGCGCAACGAGGAAGGCACGAGGACCCCCGGACGGCGCGCGTCCAGGTGGATCATCACCATGCCCTTGTCGAGCGCGGCCAGCAGCCGCGCCTTCTTCTCAGGACCCTTCTTGTCCATCGACGTGCGCCGGCGAGAGGTGGGGGCGTTTCAGCGACGGCGCATCGCCCGGTCCATCTCCCGCTTGGTCTCCCGTTCCTTGATGTCCTGCCGTCGATCCTCGTGCGTCTTGCCCTTGCACAACCCCAACTCCACCTTCGCCCGCCCGTTCTTGAAATACAGCAGGAGCGGGATGATGGAATAGCCTCGCTCCCGCACCTTCGTGAGCCAGCGGTCGATTTCCTCACGGTGCATCAACAACTTGCGGCCCCGCAGGGGCTCGTGGGTGAAGAAGCTGGAGGGGTTGTAGACGCCGATGTGGGCGTTGAGCAGATACAGCTCACTCCCCTTGGGAAGGGCGTAGGCGTCCGAGAGGTTGGCCGTCCCGGCCCGCAGCGCCTTCACCTCACTGCCCGAGAGCTGGAGGCCCGCCTCCACCTTCTCGTCCACGGTGTAGGCGGCCCGCGCCTTGCGGTTCTCCGCGATGATCTTGATGCCGGGATCCGACCCGCCCTTGCCCTTTCCACCCGCCATACGCTCGCGCCTCTAGCCTCCGATGGGCTGGTTGTCGATCAGCCGCGTGGTACCGACGAAGGCCGCCACCAGCAGACGCGCTGGCTGGCCCGGAGTCACGACGGACAGGGGGGTCAGCGAGGTGGCATCCACCAGCTCCACATAATCCTCCCGCAGACCCGCTGCCTCCAATTCACGCCGCACCGCCCCCACCAGGGCCGGGACCTCGCGGGTTCCATTCCGGCAGAGGGACTGGGCCGCGGACAGCCCGCGCGACAGAGCGAGCGCCCGTTGCCTGTCCTCCTGGGAGAGGTACGCATTGCGGGAGCTCATGGCCAGCCCGTCCGGCTCGCGCACGGTGGGCATGCCGACGATCTCCACGCCCAGGTTCAGGTCGCGCTCGAGGGCGCGGATGACCTGGAGCTGCTGGTAGTCCTTCTCGCCGAAGAGGGCCAGGTGGGGCCGGAAGAGGCACAAGAGCTTCGTCACCACCGTGGCCACGCCCCGGAAGTGGCCGGGCCGGCGCGCGCCGCACAGGCCCTGGCTCACCTGCTCCACCTCCACGTACGTCTGATACCCCGGGGGGTACACCTCGGCGGGCATGGGGGCGAAGATGGCCTCTACCCCCGCGCTGGCGCACTTGGACAGGTCCCCCTCCATGTCTCGCGGGTAGCGCGACAGGTCCTCGGTGGGACCGAACTGGGTGGGGTTGACGAAGATGGAGGACGCCACGACGTCCGCGCGCCGCAGCCCCTCCCGCATCAGCGAGAGGTGCCCCTCATGGAGAAACCCCATGGTGGGAACCAGGGCCAGCCGACGGCCCGAGCGGCGGATGGACTCCGCCCAGGCGGCGGTCTCGGCAACGGTGCGCAGGACGAGTGGCCGCATGGACTAGACCGGAGCTCCGTACACGGGGCCCATCTTCTCCGCGCCCTCGGCGGTGGTGGGCTCGCCCTCGGGGTTGGAGGGGACGAGGCGGATGGGCTTGGACTTGAAGGAGTGCTCCTCGTCCGGGAAGGAGCCCGCGCGCACCTCGGAGAAGAAGGTGCCCACGGCCTCCGTCATGGAGCCGTGGAGGTTGGCGTAGCGCTTGACGAACTTGGGCTTGAAGTCCGGGTTCATCCCCAGCAGGTCGTAGCAGACGAGCACCTGCCCGTCGCAGTACTTTCCCGCGCCGATGCCGATGGTGGGGATGGTGAGGCGCTGCGAGATGGTGCGCGCCAGCTCCAGCGGCACGCCCTCGAGCACCAGCGAGAAGCAGCCGGCGCGCTCCAGCGCGATGGCGTCCTCGAGAATCTGCCGCGCGGCGTCCTCGTCACGCCCCTGCACCACATAGCCGCCCATCTTGTGCACCGACTGCGGCGTGAGGCCCAGGTGGCCCATGACGGGGACACTGGCGCGGACGATGGCGGAGATGACGTTGGCGAACTCGGCACCGCCCTCCAGCTTCACCGCGCCGACCTTGCCCTCGGCCACCATGCGGCCGGCGTTGCGCACCGCTTCCTCCACCGAGACCTGGTAGCTCATGAAGGGCAGGTCGCCCACCACGAGCGCCCGCTTCGTCCCGCGGACCACCGCGGCCGAGTGGTAGACCATCTGGTCCATCGTGACCGGGAGGGTCGAGTCATGCCCCTGGACGACCATGCCCAGGGAGTCCCCCACGAGCAGCACGTCCGCTCCGGCTTCATCGAAGACCCGGGCGAAGGTGGCATCGTAGGCGGTGACCATGCAGATCTTCTGACCGCTCTGCTTCAGGCGCTTCAGCGTATGGATGGTGACCTTGTCCTTCACGGTTCA
This window of the Archangium lipolyticum genome carries:
- a CDS encoding DUF971 domain-containing protein, translating into MSFWDRIKPTTRPVSATEVDLSPDKTRLNLTWEDGVKTDATAQHLRQQCPCAGCVDEWTNKRTLDPSRVPADVRITQVQPVGNYALTFVFSDGHGTGIYPWKLLRDITQPQG
- a CDS encoding serine/threonine-protein kinase gives rise to the protein MNESRYRLVRPLATGGMAELFLGVARGAEGFEKPVAIKRILPHLASEPTIAQMFLAEARLSTHLHHQNIASVYDVGNGPNGLFLVMELVNGWDLGVLLRHAARRVQRFPPHLVALIGAQVLAGLIHAYRRVHAGQPVLTAHRDISPSNILVSREGEVKVTDFGIARLEGMSMGTQPGTFKGKLPYASPETLQGQPATALSDQFALGIVLYELLAGQHPFFTHNGADPMAFAMAISQREPPPLTGVPAPLAAIIARAMAKAPEARFPRPEDMAEALARYLAQTGEPANSQALAAFINDLNPPPTLLELGDTTDHLGELDTTTRRPTLATRAVESPSFDLQPADDWNELPGGAALSSSGRLIQPIAPPTQPREFRCSRCNAPLPSAHAPCDRCARELAPGLSMLAEDVSGPAPQQQYEATFAAPPRSVMDMPAEELQMAERVRPESDFPPLDEPGPRSAGSGFRWGPLVATAAVLLLVLGGAVVAWPNLKPLLDQLRYKMMADRPASTLFISSQPEGATVTIDGTVMGTTPLALDNTYPPQDIPVQVTHKGYKPWKGTFTGSQPASLEVKLLKR
- a CDS encoding ClpXP protease specificity-enhancing factor SspB is translated as MDKKGPEKKARLLAALDKGMVMIHLDARRPGVLVPSSLRNEAHLRLNLSYRFEPPDLSVGEWGIRCTLSFSGSRFMVAVPWSALFAITSHVTKEFWMYPDDMPAELIQQTMVTSKVPVSEPEPVSEQPPSPVDRPRAILREVVRQEAPEPAVAPAAAESEGPKDDPPPPRRGHLRLVK
- the smpB gene encoding SsrA-binding protein SmpB, coding for MAGGKGKGGSDPGIKIIAENRKARAAYTVDEKVEAGLQLSGSEVKALRAGTANLSDAYALPKGSELYLLNAHIGVYNPSSFFTHEPLRGRKLLMHREEIDRWLTKVRERGYSIIPLLLYFKNGRAKVELGLCKGKTHEDRRQDIKERETKREMDRAMRRR
- the panC gene encoding pantoate--beta-alanine ligase; amino-acid sequence: MRPLVLRTVAETAAWAESIRRSGRRLALVPTMGFLHEGHLSLMREGLRRADVVASSIFVNPTQFGPTEDLSRYPRDMEGDLSKCASAGVEAIFAPMPAEVYPPGYQTYVEVEQVSQGLCGARRPGHFRGVATVVTKLLCLFRPHLALFGEKDYQQLQVIRALERDLNLGVEIVGMPTVREPDGLAMSSRNAYLSQEDRQRALALSRGLSAAQSLCRNGTREVPALVGAVRRELEAAGLREDYVELVDATSLTPLSVVTPGQPARLLVAAFVGTTRLIDNQPIGG
- the panB gene encoding 3-methyl-2-oxobutanoate hydroxymethyltransferase — its product is MKDKVTIHTLKRLKQSGQKICMVTAYDATFARVFDEAGADVLLVGDSLGMVVQGHDSTLPVTMDQMVYHSAAVVRGTKRALVVGDLPFMSYQVSVEEAVRNAGRMVAEGKVGAVKLEGGAEFANVISAIVRASVPVMGHLGLTPQSVHKMGGYVVQGRDEDAARQILEDAIALERAGCFSLVLEGVPLELARTISQRLTIPTIGIGAGKYCDGQVLVCYDLLGMNPDFKPKFVKRYANLHGSMTEAVGTFFSEVRAGSFPDEEHSFKSKPIRLVPSNPEGEPTTAEGAEKMGPVYGAPV